Proteins from one Triticum aestivum cultivar Chinese Spring chromosome 7A, IWGSC CS RefSeq v2.1, whole genome shotgun sequence genomic window:
- the LOC123148629 gene encoding lipid transfer protein EARLI 1-like → MAASRPSSMAVAMVAVVAVLLCAGVRPAEACNGHPCPSPAGNCPVNAVKLAVCADVLDGLIHVVLGQSPPKQPCCSIISGLVDLDAAACVCLAINANVLGINLDVDVDLTLLLNYCDCKVPKGFRCD, encoded by the coding sequence ATGGCTGCATCCAGGCCGAGCAGCATGGCCGTGGCAATGGTGGCGGTCGTGGCCGTGCTCCTGTGCGCGGGCGTGCGGCCGGCGGAGGCGTGCAACGGCCACCCGTGCCCCTCGCCGGCGGGCAATTGCCCCGTGAACGCGGTGAAGCTGGCGGTGTGCGCGGACGTGCTGGACGGGCTGATCCACGTGGTGCTGGGGCAGTCGCCGCCCAAGCAGCCGTGCTGCTCCATCATCTCCGGCCTGGTGGACCTGGACGCCGCCGCCTGCGTCTGCCTCGCCATCAACGCCAACGTCCTGGGCATCAACCTCGACGTCGACGTCGACCTCACGCTCCTGCTCAACTACTGCGACTGCAAGGTGCCCAAGGGCTTCCGTTGCGACTGA